A window of the Linepithema humile isolate Giens D197 chromosome 4, Lhum_UNIL_v1.0, whole genome shotgun sequence genome harbors these coding sequences:
- the LOC105669199 gene encoding 6-phosphofructo-2-kinase/fructose-2,6-bisphosphatase isoform X2, whose product MCVLDLGKEKVAAKIPGVAKSSRKFAGVVIATCGLPARGKSQIGQSLARRLNWNGVTTKVFRVCDYRRKRLEPHISHDELFRSDNAANNALRTLAQRDAMQDCAAWLTSGNTVALLDAMLITRAQRTEVYDYFSGQLGYRVLFIECICNDPKVLEHNQQEIVRHSADYVDVDSTLAAEDLRSKIAFYARSYEPMNERTYPTIRIDIATMDIETCKVSGHVETSVLGYLGDISLESHTLYFSRHGESEYNVLGKVGGDAILSPRGERYAQALSNKFNEMRIPDLRVLTSRLRRTIATARGIEAPQEHVAALNELHAGVCEGLSYEEMQEHYPQEFAWRDQDKLRYRYPWGESYIDAMHRVEPVIAELQRSNNVLVVSHQAVLRCIIGFFLDKKPEELPYMEVPLHTIIRITNQGYNYKLEFFKLPIECVNTTRVKPTNCSGDRTAADALITVPDHFDIPDPWRNPGSGPTLVQQH is encoded by the exons ATGTGTGTGTTAG ATCTCGGCAAAGAGAAGGTCGCAGCAAAAATCCCGGGAGTAGCGAAATCATCGCGTAAATTCGCCGGGGTTGTCATAGCCACTTGCGGCTTACCAGCTCGTGGAAAAAGCCAAATCGGGCAGAGTCTTGCTCGCAGACTCAATTGGAATGGCGTGACCACAAaag TATTCCGTGTGTGTGATTATCGAAGAAAACGGCTTGAACCCCATATATCTCACGACGAGCTCTTTCGATCGGACAATGCGGCAAACAACGCATTAAGAACTCTCGCTCAGAGAGATGCCATGCAGGATTGCGCAGCATGGCTGACATCCGGAAATACCGTAGCG CTCCTGGACGCTATGTTGATCACACGAGCACAGCGCACAGAAGTTTACGATTATTTCTCCGGTCAACTCGGTTATCGCGTTCTGTTCATCGAATGCATTTGCAACGATCCGAAAGTTCTAGAGCACAACCAACAGGAGATCGTGAGACACAGCGCTGATTACGTAGACGTCGATTCTACTTTAGCAGCGGAAGATCTGCGCTCAAAAATTGCCTTTTACGCTCGATCATACGAGCCCATGAACGAAAGAACTTATCCGACGATCAGAATCGATATTGCTACTATGGATATAGAGACCTGCAAAGTATCTGGTCATGTCGAAACCAGCGTGCTCGGATACCTTGGAGATATCAGTCTCGAATCTCATACACTTTATTTTTCGAGg CACGGCGAAAGTGAGTACAATGTGCTCGGTAAAGTCGGCGGCGACGCAATATTAAGCCCCAGAGGAGAGCGATATGCTCAAGCTTTATCAAACAAGTTTAACGAGATGCGTATTCCCGATCTTCGAGTTCTCACCAGTCGTCTTCGCAGAACAATCGCAACGGCACGGGGAATCGAAGCCCCTCAAGAACACGTAGCCGCTTTGAACGAGTTACACGCCGGCGTGTGCGAGGGCCTCTCTTATGAGGAAATGCAAGAACATTATCCGCAG GAATTCGCGTGGCGTGATCAGGACAAGCTGCGTTATCGTTATCCGTGGGGTGAGAGCTACATCGACGCGATGCACCGCGTCGAACCGGTAATCGCCGAGCTGCAGCGCTCAAACAATGTCCTCGTGGTGTCGCATCAGGCAGTATTACGCTGCATCATCGGATTCTTCCTCGATAAGAAACCCGAAGAGCTGCCCTACATGGAGGTACCGCTGCATACAATAATACGTATTACCAACCAAGGCTACAATTACAAGCTCGAGTTCTTCAAGCTGCCGATCGAATGTGTCAACACGACTCGTGTCAAACCGACGAATTGCAGCGGTGACCGCACCGCTGCTGATGCTCTCATCACGGTTCCCGATCATTTCGATATACCGGATCCTTGGCGAAATCCCGGCAGCGGACCCACTCTTGTGCAACAACATTAA